In Hirundo rustica isolate bHirRus1 chromosome 2, bHirRus1.pri.v3, whole genome shotgun sequence, one genomic interval encodes:
- the CCDC89 gene encoding coiled-coil domain-containing protein 89, giving the protein MVDSTGDPGTGKDMEDLTKGLEELCESSKEQSEETLLLSQQEHHHHLVSILKKKVDGIHKRCRDLEQLNMELEKLRAENAVKMKTQTQCIQCLEGCFMDLVKNHEKMIQFKNEHENQHTQLWEENKRLQQDREALFSQAVREKEAEVLRLAAQARKLSQLLCSLREKYAYESHRAQEREKELLEAQSQRADAYAQEVDSLKKQLQLLQERHQQAAARAEQVESQQKAQGNELQAKLERKHEETEQLLNLVMERSEALQDKEPEIQKLEEKLETMEEARQRAGRCLKKEAARVDKDLKVQELQGQLERSKQAYSELLLQFDAYRKHSMDLLTKERALNVKLCHFVA; this is encoded by the coding sequence atggttGACTCCACAGGTGATCCAGGGACAGGTAAAGACATGGAAGATCTGACAAAAGGCTTGGAGGAACTCTGTGAGAGCTCTAAGGAACAGAGCGAGGAGACCCTGCTGCTTTCACAGCAagaacatcatcatcatcttgtCTCTATACTGAAGAAGAAAGTGGATGGCATACACAAACGCTGCAGAGACCTGGAGCAGCTCAACATGGAGCTGGAGAAACTGAGGGCAGAGaatgctgtgaaaatgaaaacccAGACCCAGTGTATTCAGTGTTTGGAGGGATGCTTCATGGATCTGGTCAAAAACCATGAAAAGATGATCCAGTTCAAAAATGAACACGAAAACCAGCACACgcagctgtgggaggagaaCAAAcgcctgcagcaggacagggaagcACTCTTCAGCCAGGCTGTGAGGGAGAAGGAAGCTGAGGTGCTCCGGCTGGCGGCCCAGGCAAGGAAGCTCTCACAGCTGTTATGCTCCTTGCGGGAGAAATATGCTTATGAGAGTCACAGAGCACAGGAGCgagagaaggagctgctggaagctcaGAGCCAGCGGGCAGATGCCTACGCCCAGGAGGTGGATTCACTAAAGAAGCAGCTACAACTCCTACAGGAGAGGCACCAACAAGCTGCTGCAAGGGCTGAGCAGGTAGAGAGTCAGCAGAAGGCTCAGGGCAATGAGCTGCAGGCcaagctggaaagaaaacatgaagagaCAGAGCAGCTACTGAACCTGGTCATGGAGAGGAGCGAAGCTCTGCAAGATAAGGAACCGGAGATTCAGAAGCTGGAGGAGAAGCTAGAGACCATGGAAGAAGCCAGGCAAAGAGCAGGAAGGTGCCTCAAGAAAGAGGCAGCAAGAGTAGACAAAGATCTGAAAGTTCAGGAGCTCCAAGGACAGTTAGAACGCAGCAAGCAGGCATACAGTGAGCTCTTGCTGCAGTTCGATGCTTACAGAAAGCACAGTATGGATTTGCTGACTAAAGAGAGAGCTCTAAATGTCAAACTCTGTCACTTTGTTGCATAA
- the LOC120748712 gene encoding transmembrane protein 126A-like has translation MTGKEFLELDSPQQRLILERFKRMEIIKKMFSELPKADQNLCNHGKYFLAANSSLCGLVANNLFRSILHVRKASLVSAMPMAVIPFLSTAAVYEVFVHDPLFSGQLNCEVCAVVRGGLIGAVVGGFYPIFLAIPLNASLAARYMSTPLPGKENLLRYWLTTAQPVFRKMSLGILVQVLTGLYLATKQHGIYIKMLLQMNSSRDSEELPE, from the exons ATGACAGGAAAAGAGTTTCTTGAACTAGATTCTCCACAGCAAAGACTAATTTTGGAAAGATTTAAGCGGATGGAAATCATAAAAAAGATGTTCAGTGAGCTTCCTAAAGCAGATCA GAACCTTTGTAATCATGGAAAATACTTCCTAGCAGCAAATTCAAGCTTATGTGGCTTAGTagcaaataatttattcagGAGCATCCTACATGTCAGAAAAGCTTCCCTGGTGTCTGCTATGCCAATGGCCGttattccatttctttcaaCAGCAGCAGTTTATGAAGTTTTTGTGCATGACCCTTTATTTTCAG GTCAGCTGAACTGTGAGGTCTGTGCTGTGGTCAGAGGAGGATTAATAGGTGCTGTTGTGGGTGGCTTCTATCCCATTTTCCTGGCTATCCCCCTGAATGCAAGCCTTGCAGCCAG GTATATGTCAACTCCCTtgccagggaaagaaaatctgttACGCTACTGGCTCACAACTGCTCAGCCTGTCTTTAGAAAGATGAGTCTGGGTATTCTGGTACAGGTTCTGACTGGATTATATCTTGCCACTAAACAGCATGGAATATATatcaaaatgctgctgcagatgAACAGTAGCAGGGATTCTGAAGAGCTACCTGAATGA
- the CREBZF gene encoding CREB/ATF bZIP transcription factor, giving the protein MRHSLTQLLAASAGGASPSGAVWPLAGAGQAPRGRDGGGEGDPGPARPKPQPPPRREPSGASEPRRPEKEAEAPGGPLEVWEQEDWFPGLELGDLLEAARPDWDLDAELSGCFCGDPEPLPAPGQGPRPAAPGRRSGGAGSRLKAAAAARLNRLKKKQYVLGLESRLQGLAAENRQLRDRNRGLSRRLRELERESSYLRAVLANQSALGQLLSRLAGTRAGGLQLSTSLFRDTGSPRRQHQHLQPAGESSDHDYALPSSRPRGLEEAAAVTETEEEWAAPGGICLHVDRDQVSVEFCSICARRAAASFKIFSFRWLPCQAPLCRG; this is encoded by the exons atGCGCCACAGCCTCACGCAGCTGCTGGCGGCCTCGGCCGGCGGGGCCAGCCCCTCGGGCGCCGTCTGGCCGCTGGCCGGAGCGGGGCAGGCCCCGAGAGGGCGGGATGGCGGCGGGGAAGGGGACCCGGGCCCCGCGCGGCCCAaaccgcagccgccgccgcggcgGGAGCCCTCGGGAGCCTCGGAGCCGCGGCGGCCGGAGAAGGAGGCCGAGGCGCCCGGCGGCCCGCTGGAGGTGTGGGAGCAAGAGGACTGGTTcccggggctggagctgggagaccTGCTGGAAGCGGCCCGGCCGGACTGGGACCTGGACGCGGAGCTGAGCGGCTGCTTCTGTGGGGACCCGGAGCCGCTGCCCGCGCCGGGCCAGGGCCCGCGGCCGGCGGCGCCCGGGCggaggagcggcggggccgggagtCGGCTgaaggcggcggcggcggcgcggttGAACCGGCTGAAGAAGAAGCAGTacgtgctggggctggagagccGCCTGCAAGGCCTGGCTGCCGAGAACAGGCAGCTGCGGGACCGCAACCGTGGCCTGAGCCGCCGCCTGCGAGAGCTGGAGCGGGAGAGCAGCTACCTGCGGGCCGTGCTGGCGAACCAGAGCgcgctggggcagctcctgagcCGCCTGGCCGGGACCCGCGCCGGcgggctgcagctcagcaccagcCTCTTCAGGGACACGGGCAGCCCCCGCCGccagcaccagcacctccagcccgCCGGCGAGAGCAGCGACCACGACTACGCACTGCCCagctcccggccccgcggcctggaggaggcggcggcggtgACTGAGACGGAGGAGGAGTGGGCGGCCCCCGGCGGGATCTGCCTGCACGTGGACCGGGATCAGGTGTCGGTGGAGTTCTGCTCCATCTGTGCTCGACGGGCAGCGGCCTCCTTCAAAAT TTTCTCTTTTAGGTGGTTGCCCTGCCAGGCTCCGTTGTGTAGGGGTTAA